The following are encoded together in the Babesia microti strain RI chromosome II, complete genome genome:
- a CDS encoding Formin Homology 2 Domain (overlaps_old_locusTagID:BBM_II03860): protein MACTSNQSPELLPLAHFVTSPSGSAILKGLSPFSLSTAAKYELEKLGHPDNSSTNVYNQPNDILEELSLTDDLKRSLVDACQVLKKLKNGNTFVYREAITAIKELRRLAVEQFSNGKFSEALILAHQSLSLGRQYHGSLNNVMLTSEMSTELYIIAHCFAKADKLESGLPFLKELRYLVEMAIRGDGKISSDKLPHLTYLVAKLYTAYNDQQASNLFFYKYIELIKSQKQDSKKSEAEHKIELCDALQRVCVEMVACRQYERALELATEVLEIRISIYGDFKCQNPKVADAYCNVGLLYRLNGNPVDGLHKLICGLDMHMRIHKNRNHPKVQNALLSIACCYHVMGDLTSSYNLYSEVFATRQLSLGVNHPSTKSVQKLLNKCTPKAPAPDMPIVATSNTGTVAERLKNVLFKPEIEYSFRTPYKNYPVLPQLHRFTPSYYSVCSQYFDKYPPSKTFTAGGAKILPFVNVPHLSCGQATLDGSGEPVMELSSEGEELLSSWGIKGVKVSPNGEVTVPSLTGRVAGLKVVIPYVKDGELLLGYHGRHLYLPNPAIAHIDDFSFQPAEIPTDAEVSTASEKLPDTDAKVSTASEKLPDTDAEVSTASEKLPDTDAKVSTASEKLPDTDAKVSTASEKLPDTDAKVSTASGKLPDTDAKVSTASGKLPDTDAKVSVVDGHGPVGKHESVEEAKLTSRQKFGVTRSILKKLTRSFSKAEAAPTTQPAAGSGSSNDSGEASGKNESYEERSPVQEEESVSLESKLGSFSAKIGSLAEALKTCKVPANTFRPVVRRTPSHLTAIPTVSVHSDILQLNSLKDRLPLEVACKVFAISTIPKSGANSNSHTTGSYLMDKDLVPIVQVPWQIDLTMLKMTAKAVKKTSLLEYEFASASDSARLVYAKAMEGDGLRELGFGKPLSPYHEQDLDFGVLHIPETALKKFVPKPSSQSPRLGVTKAVTKKAMPTPKGKGKFGMKAPPKSMPPVSTKKASAGVFKDTGKNRRFFWDPIFGDDAKGTMFEDMKFDQIHIEKSVVEDTFAKAPPKEKSSVPKQTIIQLLPNPKRSYNMNIALSKFSNYTFHEMRQAIINLDADILNAEATESLLNFTPTSEELSIMKEYVDSGGDLTRVDRPEQFVAAMIGIPLLQNRLDAHYVALCFRERYEEIMTPLNNLSEACDTVINSQKLKAFSMAILRIGNAINEGDPKKGNATGFRATTFNKLVEFKTTTKPIRTLLRYIIDSIATYDEDTVNNLYADMLICEKAIRVDVPTVEGNIAKLVASFNKIQLAVSEAKKLNDPLAEIMKEFVEQVETRVSALSDNFKEVMDHFREMAGYLGYGDNELKKLTPEEVFGTLWNFAKNVETTRKIRKDEIERQARKDAAEQKKKMQPQSEAKTSATKTKYTKAQPKILTNKLDDTLKRL from the exons ATGGCCTGCACATCCAACCAATCTCCCGAGCTACTCCCGCTAGCCCATTTTGTAACATCGCCATCTGGTAGCGCTATTTTGAAGGGCCTATCGCCTTTTTCTCTCAGCACAGCTGCCAAATACGAATTAGAAAAGCTCGGACATCCCGATAACTCCAGCACGAATGTTTACAATCAACCAAATGACATACTTGAGG AACTGTCACTAACAGATGATCTAAAGCGCTCTTTAGTTGATGCATGCCAA GTCTTAAAGAAACTCAAAAATGGCAACACATTTGTATATAGGGAGGCTATTACGGCAATTAAGGAGCTAAGGAGGCTGGCAGTTGAACAATTTTctaatggcaaattttcTGAGGCATTGATCCTGGCCCATCAGTCCTTGTCCTTGGGCCGCCAATATCACGGCTCACTCAACAATGTTATGCTTACATCTGAAATGTCCACAGAGCTTTATATAATTGCCCATTGCTTTGCTAAAGCCGATAAGCTAGAAAGTGGACTGCCTTTCCTTAAAGAACTCAGATATTTGGTAGAAATGGCAATTAGGGGCGATGGTAAAATCTCCAGTGATAAACTGCCACACCTCACCTACTTAGTGGCCAAACTTTATACTGCATATAATGACCAGCAAGCATCAAACTTgtttttttacaaatatatagaaCTAATCAAGTCACAAAAGCAAGACTCAAAAAAAAGTGAGGCTGAGcacaaaattgaattatgcGATGCGCTACAACGCGTTTGTGTGGAAATGGTGGCTTGTAGGCAGTATGAAAGAGCCCTCGAATTAGCAACTGAAGTCCTGGAGATAAGGATATCCATTTATGGCGATTTCAAGTGTCAAAATCCTAAAGTTGCAGACGCATATTGCAACGTGGGCCTCTTGTATCGCTTGAACGGCAACCCGGTAGATGGTCtgcataaattaatttgcgGTCTAGATATGCATATGAGAATACACAAGAACCGTAACCATCCTAAAGTGCAAAATGCGCTTCTTTCTATCGCGTGCTGCTACCACGTAATGGGGGATCTCACAAGCTCTTACAACCTTTACAGCGAAGTGTTCGCGACCCGTCAACTCAGTTTGGGTGTTAATCACCCTTCCACCAAAAGTGTAcaaaaattgctaaataaatgcACTCCAAAAGCTCCCGCACCTGATATGCCTATAGTTGCCACGTCTAACACAGGAACGGTGGCAGAAAGGctaaaaaatgtattatttaaacCAGAAATTGAGTACTCTTTTAGAACGccatataaaaattatcctGTTTTACCGCAGCTCCACAGATTCACGCCTAGTTACTATAGCGTGTGTAGCCAGTACTTTGACAAGTACCCTCCCAGTAAAACCTTTACCGCGGGAGGGGCCAAAATCTTGCCTTTCGTCAACGTCCCACACCTATCTTGCGGTCAGGCAACGCTGGATGGCTCTGGAGAGCCTGTGATGGAGCTTAGTAGTGAGGGGGAGGAGCTACTCTCTTCTTGGGGGATAAAGGGCGTAAAAGTGTCACCAAATGGTGAGGTCACCGTGCCGAGCCTAACTGGCAGGGTTGCCGGATTAAAGGTTGTCATACCATACGTCAAGGATGGAGAGTTACTGCTGGGCTATCATGGCAGGCACCTGTACTTGCCAAATCCTGCCATTGCCCACATTGATGATTTTTCGTTTCAGCCTGCTGAAATACCTACTGACGCCGAAGTGTCTACCGCTAGTGAAAAATTACCTGATACTGACGCCAAAGTGTCTACTGCTAGTGAAAAATTACCTGATACTGACGCCGAAGTATCTACTGCTAGTGAAAAATTACCTGATACTGATGCCAAAGTGTCTACTGCTAGTGAAAAATTACCTGATACTGACGCCAAAGTGTCTACCGCTAGTGAAAAATTACCTGATACTGACGCCAAAGTGTCTACTGCTAGTGGAAAATTACCTGATACTGACGCCAAAGTGTCTACTGCTAGTGGAAAATTACCTGATACTGACGCCAAAGTGTCTGTTGTTGATGGTCATGGACCTGTGGGCAAACATGAATCGGTTGAGGAGGCAAAGCTGACGAGTAGGCAAAAGTTTGGAGTTACAAGGTCCATTTTGAAGAAACTCACTCGTTCCTTTAGCAAGGCAGAAGCGGCGCCTACTACTCAACCTGCCGCCGGCTCTGGCTCCAGCAATGATTCTGGAGAGGCATCTGGCAAAAATGAAAGTTATGAGGAAAGAAGCCCAGTTCAAGAAGAAGAGTCCGTGTCTCTAGAGTCTAAACTTGGATCATTCAGTGCAAAAATAGGATCATTGGCCGAAGCGTTAAAGACCTGCAAAGTACCCGCCAATACATTCCGGCCAGTGGTGCGGAGAACCCCATCACACCTAACAGCTATACCCACTGTAAGCGTGCATTCAGACATCTTACAATTGAACTCCCTCAAGGACAGGTTGCCCTTGGAGGTTGCCTGCAAAGTCTTTGCAATTTCCACAATTCCCAAGTCCGGCGCTAACTCCAACTCGCACACTACGGGGTCTTACTTGATGGACAAGGATTTGGTGCCTATCGTACAAGTGCCCTGGCAGATT GATTTGACTATGCTAAAGATGACTGCAAAGGCAGTCAAAAAAACTTCCTTGCTGGAGTACGAGTTTGCATCCGCCAGTGACAGCGCGAGGTTGGTATACGCTAAGGCTATGGAAGGAGACGGGCTTAGGGAACTGGGTTTTGGCAAGCCTCTATCTCCGTACCACGAGCAAGATCTTGATTTTGGAGTCTTGCATATCCCGGAAACCGCACTAAAG AAATTTGTACCAAAGCCTTCTTCACAATCCCCTAGATTGGGGGTCACAAAGGCTGTCACTAAGAAGGCAATGCCAACGCCCAAGGGCAAGGGCAAATTTGGCATGAAGGCACCTCCCAAATCGATGCCGCCCGTATCAACAAAAAAGGCATCTGCAGGGGTCTTTAAGGATACTGGTAAAAACAGGCGCTTTTTTTGGGATCCAATCTTCGGCGATGATGCTAAGGGGACGATGTTTGAAGACATGAAATTTGACCAGATCCATATTGAGAAATCAGTGGTTGAAGACACTTTTGCCAAGGCCCCGCCAAAAGAGAAATCTTCTGTTCCCAAGCAAACTATTATACAGCTGCTACCAAATCCAAAGAGATCATACAATATGAATATAGCACTTTCAAAGTTCAGTAATTATACCTTCCACGAAATGCGTCAGGCTATCATTAATTTGGATGCTGAT ATACTAAATGCGGAGGCCACCGAGTCATTGCTCAATTTTACGCCTACCAGCGAAGAACTATCTATCATGAAGGAATATGTGGATAGCGGTGGGGATCTTACGCGCGTTGACCGACCGGAACAATTTGTGGCTGCGATGATTGGTATTCCGCTGCTGCAAAATCGCCTAGATGCGCACTATGTGGCCCTGTGCTTTAGGGAAAGATACGAAGAGATTATGACACCTCTTAACAATTTGAGCGAAGCGTGCGATACCGTGATTAATAGCCAAAAACTCAAGGCATTTTCAATGGCAATACTCAGGATTGGAAATGCAATCAACGAGGGGGATCCCAAAAAGGGAAATGCCACTGGGTTCAGGGCCACCACTTTTAACAAGCTTGTTGAATTTAAGACCACCACTAAACCGATTAGGACTCTGTTACGCTACATTATAGAC TCTATCGCCACCTATGATGAAGATACAGTTAACAACCTCTACGCTGATATGCTTATTTGTGAAAAGGCAATCAGGGTGGACGTGCCTACAGTTGAAGGAAACATTGCCAAATTGGTCGCCTCATTTAACAAGATCCAATTGGCGGTTTCGGAGgccaaaaaattgaatgatcCTTTGGCGGAAATAATGAAGGAATTCGTTGAACAGGTTGAAACGCGTGTCTCTGCCCTTAGCGATAACTTTAAGGAG GTCATGGATCATTTTAGGGAAATGGCCGGGTACCTAGGCTATGGGGATAATGAactgaaaaaattaacaccTGAAGAAGTGTTTGGAACCCTATGGAACTTCGCCAAAAATGTCGAGACCACAAGAAAGATCAGGAAAGATGAGATCGAGCGACAGGCGAGGAAGGATGCTGCGGAACAAAAGAAGAAGATGCAACCGCAATCTGAGGCCAAAACTTCGGCCACAAAGACAAAGTATACCAAGGCTCAGCCCAAAATACTGACCaataaattggatgataCTCTCAAGCGACTTTGA